The following are encoded together in the Coffea arabica cultivar ET-39 chromosome 1c, Coffea Arabica ET-39 HiFi, whole genome shotgun sequence genome:
- the LOC113719840 gene encoding uncharacterized protein yields the protein MGKRKEVDTCTSDMLGNNDIEDVRWLCSLSESELDMLIALKMLAMRRAKVIGHPSLAKEFDLKKLRHLSLTMMEHLKEQLEDLSAGPDPAEGSKLLDECNLSRLHVSDSFSSMSIEELREYICPKKSEVPTQEKDRSSRAAEKSCEDELPTKRRRLAKKWLPKS from the exons atggggaaaagaaaagaggttgATACTTGTACTAGTGATATGCTGGGTAATAATGACATTGAAGATGTCCGTTGGCTTTGTTCTTTATCTGAATCAGAACTT GATATGTTGATTGCCTTAAAAATGCTGGCTATGCGGCGAGCAAAAGTAATTGGCCATCCATCTTTGGCCAAGGAGTTTGACTTGAAAAAGCTCCGACACCTTA GTTTGACAATGATGGAGCATCTTAAAGAACAACTTGAGGATTTATCAGCCGGCCCAGACCCTGCCGAAGGTTCAAAGCTTTTAGATGAATGCAATTTATCCAGGCTTCATGTCAGTGACAGTTTCTCCTCAATGAGCATAGAAGAATTGCGGGAATACATTTGCCCTAAAAAAAGTGAAGTGCCAACTCAGGAAAAAGATAGGAGTAGCAGAGCAGCAGAAAA GTCTTGCGAGGATGAGCTTCCCACAAAAAGGCGGAGACTCGCAAAGAAATGGCTGCCAAA GTCTTAG